The genomic region TTTGCTGCACGGCGGTCACGCCGTCGTGGAACCCGCGCGGCCACAGGTATTCCTTCCCTTCAAACCCGACGGAATAGGAACCGACGAACGCGAACTCGGGATAACTTTCGAGCAACCACAGCCACTTTTCCACGGTGGTAGGTTCCAACAAATCGTCGCTGTCGAGCTGTCCGACATAGGGCGTCCGAGCTGCGGCAAACCCGGTGTTGCGCGCAGTACTCAAGCCCTTATTGACAGTGTGGTCGATCACCCGGATACGTGGGTCGCTGTGTCGATACGGCTCCAACAACGCCAGCGCGTCCGGGTCAGTAGAGCCATCGTTCACGATGAGCCATTCCCATTGCTGGAACGACTGTTGGAGCACAGAGCAAGCGGTTTCACGAAAGACCGGTCCAGTGTTGTAAAAGGGCGTCACGATCGTCACTGCCGGAGGCGCGTCGCTCTCTACCGGTGCGTACAAAAATTGCGGGCGCTGGGGACTCACCGGGGTATTCGTATAGTCCGGTCGGGCAGGATCGATCATTTGTCTAGTTCCCGCTCCGGCTCGGACGACACAAGGGTGGGCAAGCGCTCCGCCGCCGCGCTTTGCCATTCGTTGAGTTCCTGCTCTAAACGGCTGTGACTCTGCTCCAATGCCTCTGCCCGCTGGCCGCGCTCCGCCGCCGTCGCTTTCCAGGCTTGCACCTGTTGCTCAAGCCAGGTTTTGCCTTGTTCCAACGTCTCCGCCCAGCGGCCTCGTTCTTCCGCCGAGCCGCGCCAATTTTCGACTTGCTGCTCGAGCCACACCTTGTATCGTTCCAGCTCTTCGAGCCGCGCCCGCACCTTCTGGAGAGCAAGGGCAGCGTCCGTGACGATCTCGCATTCTTCTGACTGCGGCTGCTTGGCCCGGTAGAAATCAAGCGCCCGCAGGCGAGCAAGCGCATTTTCTTCCTCCCCGCGCCCGAAGCGAAAGAGATGCGACGCATTCTTCTCGTGCCACCGATAGCGCACCAAAGGTTGGGCCAGAAACCCCACGCGGTTTTCCACGCACAATTTCATCCACATCTCGTAGTCGCACGCATAACTGAGATTCTCGTCGAATCCGCCTAGTGCCAGCAAGGCCTCGCGTCGCGTCACCACAGTCGGAGCGCAAATGCAGTTCTCATGAAAGAGCAGTTTGCGGAAATAGCGGCAGCCTTCAACGATAAAGTCCGCTTGCGCATTTTCCACCCACTCGCGCGGATTCGTGGGAGCAGAGCCGTCCCGCGCCAACTCGATGGCGGAATGCACGAATCCAACGTCGGCAGCGTGCGTCAGCAGTTGAATCTTGCGCGACAGGTTATCCGGCAGCATCATATCGTCTTGGTGGAAAATCGTGAGGTATTCCCCCCGAGCCAGCGCGACACAGCGGTTCCAATTCCCGGGAATACCCAAACGTCGCTCGTTTTGATGAATGTGGAGGCGTTCGTCGGTGAACGAGCGCAGAATCTCCAGCGTGCCGTCGTTCGATCCATCGTCGACCACCAAGAGCTCGAAATCAGTAAAGGACTGCGCCAACACGCTCGATAGCGCCTCGGCAATGAACGCCGCGCCATTATAGGTGGGAATACAGACGCTAACACGAGCCGTTCGAGTCACGCCGGTTTTTTCTCCGTCCCCAACAGCCAACGACGCAACTGCCGGAAAGGTGTCTGTTTCAAGAAGCGGACACAGGTTTCGTAGCCGCGATACAACCTCCACGTGGTCGAGTCGTAAATCGCGCCCAACCGTACCTCTTGTTCTCGGAGCGTCTGTGCCGTCGTCCGCAGCTCGTCCTGCTGCTGCTCGTTCCGTCGCTGGAGCGCCAGCAGTTCATGTTGCTGCGCTACCAAGCGTTGGGGCAGCGTCGCAGCAGCCCGAGGAGTCGCACAGAGTTCAGCGTACACGGCTTCCATGTCATCGGTATACTCGTCCACCGTCTTTACGGAAAGCCGTTGGCTTTGCAGTTGCACGCACAACTCCGGCTGCTCGATCAATCGCGACAGTAAATGGCGAAGCTCGTCGGCATTCTCCGGCTCGAACAGAAACCCATTCTCGCCATCGACTACAGCTTCGGGCAGCGCGCCGCGCCGCGCCGCGATCACCGGCAGGCCGGCCAGCAACGCTTCCCGGGTCATGAGCGAAAACGTTTCCTCGCATATGCCGGGCATCACCAACACGTCATGTTGCGCCAAGATGGGGCCGAGTTCCTCGTGAGCGTACACGCCACGGAAATGCACGGGCAGCCCAGCGGCGAGTTCGGCGAGGCGGTCAGCGTACCATTGCCACCCGGACAGGGCCATGCCGTAGAACGAAGTCGCGAAGGCGTCGGTAGGCAAACCACGCAACGCCTCCAGCAACACATGCGCCCCTTTGTGCGGGATAAGGACGCCAACATACAAAATGCGCAAAGGACGGCTGGCATCGTAGGCTTCTCGATCAGGGACGACCGGTCGCGGTACCCCGAGGGGAACGGTACGCAAACGTGACCGCAACGCGGGGAAATACTCTAGCATGCGTTGCTCCAGAAACCGCGAGGGCGTGAGCACTACGTCCGGCGCTTGCAACGCTTGTTCCATGAACGGAAAACGATGACGTGCGGTTTCCGCTGGGACATGCTCTTGCAGACACGGCACGCAGCGCTCGCCGCGCTCCGGCCCGGCACACAACCGCTGTTGGCTATCAACGAGATGGATACGATGACACACGAAATAAAAGTCGTGGAGACTCAAGACCGTCGGATAGCCCAACGCCCTGGCCAGGGGAATCAGATTCACCGACAAATGCGCCACGTGCTGGAAATGCACAACGTCCGGCTGGAGGCGCTCAAGCAACTGCACGAACACGTCATCGAAAAAAGCGTTATCGTATGTCAGCCGCGAAGACGTGGTCTTCGTATAATTATTGACGACCGTGACAATCGGCAACCCGTAGCGCTGCTCTTCACAAACAGACAATTCCTCGGCAGCAGGGTCAGCAACGCGCAAGAAAATCGTCACCTCATGCCCCCGCGCCTGTAAGGCTTGCGAGAGATGCAAGGTGACGAGTTCCGTCCCGGCCCACGCCTCGGGCGGAAATTCATGCACGACCTGAAGGATACGCATCGTCACAGTCTCGTTCTCATTGACGTTTGATGTGCTCTTGTAGCGACAAGAACCGGCAGACACCATACGGCAGCCGGTTCGCCCGTTCGCCTAGCCACACTCCCAGATTCGCGGCCAAGTGCCAACCAACCGCCGCTATCCCCCATTCCGCCGCCACGCGCACTCTGCCCAAGCCAGTCAGCCAGCGCCAAAACGAGAGATCGCGCCGCGCCGCGCCTACAGCTAAAGGCAGACAGGAGCGCAAGGTCCGTTGCTGCGTCAACACGGTCTTTTTGGAGAGCGCCCAGAAATGATCGAAATGACGACGCAAGTTGGGCCACGGGCCGTAGCTGTGCGAATGATAGACAACCGAATCCGCGCAATATGCGGTGCGATACCCGGCTTCCAGCACCTGCTGCGCCCACAGTTGGTCTTCACCGAACTCGACGACAGGAAAAGGAAACCGCTCCCAAGTCGTACGACGGAGCACAGAACTGACGTTGGCAAAGAAATAGTAGAGCCCGGGGTTCCGCGCATAGTCGGGATTGTCCTGCAGGCGATTGATGCGAGACTCTGTCTTCCCGGACAACTCCTCCTGGACAATGCGACGCCATTCCATGGGGTGGCAGTGCGACCGTGGCAGATGACGACTGAACGCACCCACCACCAACTCGTCAGCTAACAGTGGAGCGACGAGCCGATGCAACCAATGTTCGTTGGCCGGCGTCGCGTCTTGCGTCAAAAAGACCAGCACCTCGCCTTGCGCCTGCGACGCCGCCAGGTTACGGGTTTTGCCATGGCCGAACTCATGCGGCGGAATACGCACGACCCTCACGTCGTGGCGACGCAAGATGTCCAGGGTACGATCGCGCGAGCCCGAGTCAATCGCGATGATCTCCGCCACCGCTACCGGTCCGGTTTGTGCCTTCACTGCGGCAAGCAATTCGTCGAGATAGCGCTCGCCATTCTTCGTCACCAAAAGTACTGAAGCCCGTACTCGGTCGCTCATGAGGCGAGGTCCTCGCGCTCTGCCTGCGGTTTCCGGCACACGATCAGGGCGTTGTCGTGCCACGCCCACATACGGTTCAGCGCGAAGTCCGCACGCGCCGCCCAGTCGAGGAATTCTTGCGGGAGCGTCACCCTCCCCTGGTGGATGTAGGCTTCCAACGCCGTCACCTCTCCGCGCGAAGCCAGCCGCAGAGCACGCAGCAGCTTGCGATACAGCCGCCCTCCTAGCTGGCGCAGCCCGGTCGCCGGTTCTTGCGGCACCGGTTCGATAACGACGCTCGGACTCGGCGGTGAGGGTGCCTGCGGTGGCGGCACGGCAAACGGAGCCTCGCGCCAGTTAAAGGCAACGACCGAGAAGCCATAATGTTTGCATACCGCTTCGATCAATTCCGGATGATAGAAGCGCACGTGCTCGGGGTCGCGCCAGAAGCCGAATAATTGCATACGAATGGACTCGGGGTTGGGAAACACCAGGACGAACGTCCCTCCAGGTTCGAGGCGGTGCGCAATCGATTCGATCAGACTGAGCACCTTCTCGAACGGCAAATGCTCGATGAAGTGCGAACAAAAGACTCCGTCATAGGCGGCAGGCGACTCAGCGAGGAACGCGAAGACATCCGCCTCCACGACGCTTCCACCCTGTTCGCGCACCAGACGCACCGCCTCCGGGTTGCGCTCGACTCCTGTCGCAGCAATGCCGTTTTCCGCCAGCAATTCCAGGAACAGGCCCGGACCACAGGCAAGGTCCAACACCTGACGACACCCACGAAAATGCTCTACATACGGTGCCAGCAGATCCCTGTTCCAGCGACGGTCCCGACACTGACGCTCGTAATCCGCGTAGTCGAAAGGAGCCACAGTTTTCTTGCTCGTACCTTCGTCCGCCATGTTTGCTGCTACCGTCGGAGATGCGGAGCGAATATAAAAGGGCAACGGTCGGTGGTCAACCATCAGCAGTCAGCAGGACAGAAAATCACGAGAAGAAATGAGCCTTGGGAACGCAAGCGTCTCACTTGCTTCCGGAGGGAAAAGCATGGCGGCAGAGATTTCCATCCCCCAAGAACGCATTGAGCCAAGACTTTTCGGCACTTGCTATGCGGGCACGCTTGCAGGTCCTCTCTCCCCTCGTGGGAGAGAGTCAGAGAGAGGGGGCAGCACAGCGGATGGGGTCAGACACCCTCTCCCTCACCCTCTCCCATCGAGGGAGAGGGGAAAACCAGGCGTCCCCTCAGCCACGGCAAAATTCGAGCCGAACAGTATTGGGAACGCCCCTGGCTTGCTGTCGGGTCTTCGGTACGGAACAATGCAACCTTCGTTGGCAGGGTTCCTGCCAACGCAAGCAGCGACGGTAAGCACAGGTGCACTATGAATGATTATTCCGTGACATTGCCGGTTCCCACCGATATCTATGACCGTGCGTCTCACCTCGCCAAGGCGACTGCGCAGAGCATTGAGGCCGTTTTACTTCAGCAGTTAAGGGACGCGTTTGCCGATCCGCTGCCTGAGTTACCACCTGAGGAGCAGCGTGAACTTCATGCGCTGACACTCCTCTCCGACGAGGCGCTCTGGACCATTGCCCGCGCACAGATGGCAGGAGAGAAGCAGGCGCGGCTGCAAACGCTCATGGAGATCAATAACCAGGGAGCCCTGGATCCTCTCCAACGCGCGGAACTCGAGGCACTGGTTGAGCAGGGGCAACAATTGAGTGTGCGAAAAGCCAAGGCCGCTGCCCTGCTGACCGACCGAGGATACCTCATCACCGTGAACGCTCTCTCTTCATCTGATGAGTGAATTGTCCTGGCCCGCTCTTGTCCGTCTTGTCCACGATCGCGCCCGGCAGTGCTGTGAATACTGCCAGACGAGTCAAGTGATGATCGGACAGGCGATGCATGTTGAACATATCGATCCCCGAGGTGGAAATGATTCCGCCAATCTGTGCCTTGCCTGTCCGACGTGTAACCTCAGCAAAGCAACCGCTACATCTGCTATCGATCCCGAAACGAAAGAAACGGTGGCTCTGTTTCATCCCCGTACGCAGTCCTGGCCAGAGCATTTTCGCTGGATCGATGGTGCCCGACGGGCGCAAGGACTGACCCCAACAGGGCGGGCCATGGTCGAGCGCTTACGCATGAATCAGTCTCGGGTGGTTGTCGCGCGTGCGTTGTGGGTCAAGGTCAACTGTCATCCCCCCATCTTTGAAGATTAGGAAGCCTAGCGAGGTAAGCGGCGCTTGGAACCACGAGTGACAATGACCTTTGCTACTCAAAAAGCAGCGTCCCTCACTGACGCGCTGACTCAAGTCTTCAAGCAGCGCTTTCGTCTCTTGCAAATCTTTGGTATCAAACCCTTCGGTAAACCAACCGCAGGTCTCTGCCAGCCGCTGCGTTCATCGACTGGAACACCTACCGCCTGGGACGTCTGCAGTCGGAGATGCGGAGCGAATATAAAAGGGCAACGGTCAGCAGTCAACCATTAACAGTCAGCCGGACGCGAGATAGAAGCGGTTCGCATGTGTATGAAGAGTCTGTTCTTGGGTCCTCTCTCCCCTAGCGGGAGAGAGTCAGAGAGAGGGGGAAACGAAGAGGAGCACAGCGGAAGGGGTCAGACACCCTCTCCCTCGCCCTCTCCCATCGAGGGAGAGGGGAAAACCAGGCGTCCCCTCAGCCACGGCAAAATTCGAGCCGAACACTATTGGCCGGTCACCGAATAGTAAAGTTCACGTTGCTGATATCGAAAACACTGAGATCTGATGCATTACTCACTCGGATACGGGCTTGCGTGGTCGGCAATCCCGTCACCGTCCACTGCGCCGTCCCATCATTCGCCGTCCCGTTGAAGAGCGTTGCCCAGGAAGCCCCACCATTGCGCGACACGTCAATCTTGACTGTTCCACCAGCCCAACTGGTGCTCCAGCGGATGGTCTGCTGACCTCCGATAGGCCAAACCTCCCCGCCATTGGGGGTGTTAACCGTGACCATGCCACCGCCGAGCGTAAAATTCTCGATGTCGAAGACGCTCGGATCGTTCACACTGCTAACGCGAAGGCGGGCTTGAGTTGTCTTTAGTCCAGTAACAACCCAGCTTTGAGACCCGTCGTTCGCCGTGCTACCAAAAAGCGTCGTCCACGTCGTCCCGCCATTACGCGACAGCTCAACCTTGACGTTTCCTCCGACTCCAGTGGAGGTCCATTGGATCGTCTGTTTACTGCCAATGGGCCAAGCCGCTCCGCCGGTTGGGTTGCTGACAACAATGAGGCCGCCACCAAGTCTAAAGTTTTCATTGCTGGTGTCGCAAATCGAGGGGCTGCTCACGCTACAGATGCGGATCTGGGCCTGAGTGGTAGCTGGAAGAGTGATAGTCCAGGGCTGCGTTCCATCGTTTGCCGTGCTACTGAACAGCGTTGTCCACTTAGAACCAGCGTTGCGCGACAACTCAATCTTCACATTCCCGGTGATTCCGCTAGAAGACCACCGAATTGTCTGAGAGCTAGGAATAGGCCAGGTTTCTCCCCCATTAGGGCTGAGAACGGTTATTGTTGTCGGATTCACGCAAGCCGAGCATGTCGTATTGCATACCGCTCCGCTAGCGCAGCCATCCTGCAGCCCGGGTGGGTCGCAGACCTCCGCGCCGCAGACAGCTCCATCTCCACACACAACGGGTTTGTCCGGGTGTGTGCACGCCCCACTTCCGTCACACATGTCGTTCGTGCAGGAACTCCCATCGTCAGGGCATAGAGTGCCCGCCGGGCTCTTGGCATCTGCCGGGCAGGTAGTGTTGGTGCCGCTACAGCTCTCGGCTACGTCACAGGCTCCGGCTGCGGCGCGACAGACCGTGCCAGCGTTGCCCGCCGGATGGGTGCAAGTCGCACTACTGCCGTTGCAGATGTCGGCCGTGCAGACGGTGCCATCATCGCTGCATGCCGTGCTCGCCGGCTTCAAGGTGTCCGCCGGACAACTGGGGCTACTCCCATTACAGCTCTCGGCCAGGTCGCACTCGCCCGCTGCCGCCCGACACTCCCTGCTACTGGTGGCGAAGCCGTCCGCTGGGCAGGTAGTGCTGGTGCCCGTGCAGTTCTCGGCTACGTCGCAAGCTCCGGCTGCGGCGCGACAGACCGTGCCAGCGTTGCCCGCCGAATGGGTGCAAGTCGCACTACTGCCGTTGCAGATGTCGGTCGTGCAGACGGTGCCATCATCGCTGCATGCCGTGCTCGCCGGCTTCAAGGCATCCGCCGGACAACTAGGGCTACTCCCATTACAGCTCTCGGCCTGGTCGCATTCGCCTGCCTCCGCCCGGCAGACCGTGCTGCTGGAGGCAAACCCATCCGCCGGGCAGGTGGTGCTCACTCCGTTACAGCTCTCGACCACATCGCAGGCCCCAACCCCCGGTCGGCACTCCGCCGTGCTCTTAGCATCCACTGGGCAGGCTGCACTCGACCCCGTGCAACTCTCGGCCACATCGCACGCGCCCGCCGAAGCCCGGCACTCCGTCCCAACGGAGACCAGGGTACAAGCGGCTGTACAGCAATCTCCTAGGATATCAGCTCCGGGATCGCACTGTTCACCTGATTCTACGATGCCGTTCCCACATGTAAGCGTAAAGCTCGCTGTCACCGACTGGTCACCCGTCATGCTGACCATACAGTTTCCCATTCCGGCGCAAGCTCCACCCCAACCGGCAAAGACCGACCCAGCGTCCGGAATCGCAGTGAGGGTCACCCCTGTGTTGCTGTCAAACGAAGCCTGGCAAGTTCCCCCACAGTCGATTCCTACTGGGTCACTTGTCACCGTCCCACTGCCCGTGCCCTCTTTTGTCACCGTCAGGGTGAAAGTCAACGAATCAACCGTGAGCCTCAGTTCTGCAGTGACGAAGTTGCCAACAAGATCTTCCACCTTCACTGTGAACGTCGCCTCAGCCCCCGTTGTAGGTGTTCCTACTATTTCACCAGTTTCTACAAGACCTAATCCATCAGGCAAGGAACCGGACACTAGAGTGAAGCGATACGGGGGCTCACCTCCCGCCACATCGAGCTTAAAACTGTACGGGATTCCAACCTCCGCCTGTGGCAGAGAAGCAGTAGAAAAGCCCAATAGAGGAACAACAGGAGGACTGAGGATGTCAATGGAATCTGGAGCCAAAGATTCATCAATGGTGTTGTTTCCATCGGCATCAATCTGGAGGAGATAATCTGTCGTAGACGAGTTTATGTCCACCGAGGCAGAGGATCCGGGCTGCTGGGCAATCTCACCGTATGCGACAGTGACAACGCTTCCATCGTTCTTGCCTTGAACTATTCCAACCTCCGCTGAGCCAACCTCCAGTCCACGCACCTGGAATGTGTAAGCATCACCCGCAGGAAGAGTGATCAAATTAAGGGCAATTCCTTCAATACGAACGGCAGCAGCATCAGGAATGCTGGAGTCTACAGTACCATCAGGTCGCAAGACAAGTTGCCGACCGCTGCTATCTATTATTAGGAAATCCACAGGGGATCCCCCGAAAAATCCAAAGACACTGTCCCCAAGTTCATGAGCTTTCTTCCAGACGCCTCTTGCCATTGCTTGAAAGAGCAATCGCGTTTCAGGAAAGACGGTAGTGCATCCAATAGCGTCCCACGCCTGCTCAGCATCTAAGGTCAAAGCAAGCGTCGTTTTCATGTAGTCACTTATCTTTAGGTTCCCTATGAAACCGTTTGAGACCAAACTCCAGGTTGTCTTCGCTAGCCCCCAGTATGCTCTGCCCATGACTTCAAAAATTTCAGATTTTGTAAGGTGAGGATCTCGGCTTGCATCTCGTATATCGTAGATAAATCGTAAAGAAGTCGTGCTTACTCCGTAGGCTGCTGCAATCCCAATTGCAGCTGGCGCTCCTCCAGTCGCAAAAATTGCTCCACTGGCTAAGACGCCGATCCCGCCAAGACATCTAAACGCATCGTTGACACTCAATGCTGGTCGAATATTTACAAAGCCAGAATTATTACTACGGTCCACGTCGGGGTCGAAGGCACCTGAGTATGGGGGAAGGAAATTAACCTCTAGTTGATCGGAATACGCAGAGGACGAGAAAATGTAATTAGGAGGCGCATCGACATCTATACTATCTTGTGGAATCCTAATCGTCGTCATCTCTCCTGGGGCAAGAAACGGCATAAGCACGTGAAAGCTATCGTCTTGTATCTTTGCCCGTCCTTGCTGCCGCGCTACTGGGGTGTCTAAACTCTCAGGAGAATTGTTCACATCCCAGACCTTCACATTTACCAAGTAGATTCCGAGTTGGGAGGCCTGATCTCCGACATTCTGGATAACAAACTCAACAGTTGAATCTTCACCAGCTTCTAACTTGCTAGAATTAGCAACTGAATAAGCCTTAATGGTGTGTACACCAGTACATACAGGGCGATCTGGAGTGCAGACGGCAAGGTCTGGACCGGCGCTGGGTTGAACAACAGTGAAAGGCATATTCACTTTGTCATTTTGCTCGTTGCTTTGGCCAGCCGTGCGGTTGACGTC from Deltaproteobacteria bacterium harbors:
- a CDS encoding glycosyltransferase, with the translated sequence MTRTARVSVCIPTYNGAAFIAEALSSVLAQSFTDFELLVVDDGSNDGTLEILRSFTDERLHIHQNERRLGIPGNWNRCVALARGEYLTIFHQDDMMLPDNLSRKIQLLTHAADVGFVHSAIELARDGSAPTNPREWVENAQADFIVEGCRYFRKLLFHENCICAPTVVTRREALLALGGFDENLSYACDYEMWMKLCVENRVGFLAQPLVRYRWHEKNASHLFRFGRGEEENALARLRALDFYRAKQPQSEECEIVTDAALALQKVRARLEELERYKVWLEQQVENWRGSAEERGRWAETLEQGKTWLEQQVQAWKATAAERGQRAEALEQSHSRLEQELNEWQSAAAERLPTLVSSEPERELDK
- a CDS encoding glycosyltransferase family 4 protein; protein product: MRILQVVHEFPPEAWAGTELVTLHLSQALQARGHEVTIFLRVADPAAEELSVCEEQRYGLPIVTVVNNYTKTTSSRLTYDNAFFDDVFVQLLERLQPDVVHFQHVAHLSVNLIPLARALGYPTVLSLHDFYFVCHRIHLVDSQQRLCAGPERGERCVPCLQEHVPAETARHRFPFMEQALQAPDVVLTPSRFLEQRMLEYFPALRSRLRTVPLGVPRPVVPDREAYDASRPLRILYVGVLIPHKGAHVLLEALRGLPTDAFATSFYGMALSGWQWYADRLAELAAGLPVHFRGVYAHEELGPILAQHDVLVMPGICEETFSLMTREALLAGLPVIAARRGALPEAVVDGENGFLFEPENADELRHLLSRLIEQPELCVQLQSQRLSVKTVDEYTDDMEAVYAELCATPRAAATLPQRLVAQQHELLALQRRNEQQQDELRTTAQTLREQEVRLGAIYDSTTWRLYRGYETCVRFLKQTPFRQLRRWLLGTEKKPA
- a CDS encoding glycosyltransferase family 2 protein, whose product is MSDRVRASVLLVTKNGERYLDELLAAVKAQTGPVAVAEIIAIDSGSRDRTLDILRRHDVRVVRIPPHEFGHGKTRNLAASQAQGEVLVFLTQDATPANEHWLHRLVAPLLADELVVGAFSRHLPRSHCHPMEWRRIVQEELSGKTESRINRLQDNPDYARNPGLYYFFANVSSVLRRTTWERFPFPVVEFGEDQLWAQQVLEAGYRTAYCADSVVYHSHSYGPWPNLRRHFDHFWALSKKTVLTQQRTLRSCLPLAVGAARRDLSFWRWLTGLGRVRVAAEWGIAAVGWHLAANLGVWLGERANRLPYGVCRFLSLQEHIKRQ
- a CDS encoding class I SAM-dependent methyltransferase, which gives rise to MADEGTSKKTVAPFDYADYERQCRDRRWNRDLLAPYVEHFRGCRQVLDLACGPGLFLELLAENGIAATGVERNPEAVRLVREQGGSVVEADVFAFLAESPAAYDGVFCSHFIEHLPFEKVLSLIESIAHRLEPGGTFVLVFPNPESIRMQLFGFWRDPEHVRFYHPELIEAVCKHYGFSVVAFNWREAPFAVPPPQAPSPPSPSVVIEPVPQEPATGLRQLGGRLYRKLLRALRLASRGEVTALEAYIHQGRVTLPQEFLDWAARADFALNRMWAWHDNALIVCRKPQAEREDLAS
- a CDS encoding HNH endonuclease — protein: MSELSWPALVRLVHDRARQCCEYCQTSQVMIGQAMHVEHIDPRGGNDSANLCLACPTCNLSKATATSAIDPETKETVALFHPRTQSWPEHFRWIDGARRAQGLTPTGRAMVERLRMNQSRVVVARALWVKVNCHPPIFED